From Candidatus Latescibacter sp., the proteins below share one genomic window:
- a CDS encoding YhcH/YjgK/YiaL family protein, producing MVLDRIDNGERYYPLHPGFQPAFEYLKNLDLKAVPAGRQEIDGSRLYAVITRGPGKGMEKARLESHKRYIDIQCDISGTDLIGWKNISECAAQGQGYIEGKDIEYFPGMSEVWVKTLPGTFGIFFPEDVHAPMGSEEELFKVILKVAVDWDL from the coding sequence ATGGTTTTAGACCGAATTGACAACGGAGAACGGTACTACCCTCTCCATCCCGGTTTTCAACCGGCGTTTGAATACCTGAAAAACCTTGATCTGAAAGCTGTCCCCGCAGGCCGTCAGGAAATTGACGGCAGCCGTCTTTACGCTGTCATAACCCGCGGACCCGGAAAAGGAATGGAGAAAGCCCGACTGGAGAGTCACAAGCGGTATATCGACATCCAATGCGACATTTCCGGAACAGATTTGATCGGGTGGAAGAATATTTCCGAATGCGCCGCCCAGGGTCAGGGGTATATCGAGGGAAAAGATATCGAATATTTTCCCGGAATGTCCGAGGTATGGGTAAAAACTCTCCCCGGAACCTTCGGCATTTTCTTTCCGGAAGATGTCCATGCACCGATGGGTTCGGAGGAGGAATTATTCAAAGTTATTTTGAAAGTGGCGGTGGACTGGGACTTGTGA